Proteins found in one Mytilus edulis chromosome 2, xbMytEdul2.2, whole genome shotgun sequence genomic segment:
- the LOC139510436 gene encoding craniofacial development protein 2-like, which yields MDRFCHILRQKRQQTPEVVIILSKSATKSLIECNPVNERIITARLNTKPIKISIIQVYSPTNETDKAMQSEFCEILQTEIEKITQKELTIIMGDFNTKVGHDYSGFERTMGKHGCGINNERKGGISSRLLLNSVPTQGSPLADLSITRSKDNNQIVHIAINGKWRRSLQGMRVRRGVDVESGHYFVTANIKLKL from the exons ATGGACAGGTTTTGCCATATACTCCGGCAGAAAAGACAACAAACACCAGAAGTTGTCATAATCCTCAGCAAATCGGCTACAAAATCACTCATTGAGTGCAATCCAGTCAATGAAAGAATAATAACAGCAAGACTGAATACAAAACCTATAAAGATATCAATCATCCAAGTTTATTCTCCAACAAATGAAACTGATAAAGCAATGCAGAGTGAATTTTGTGAAATTCTCCAAACTGAGATAGAGAAAATCACCCAAAAAGAACTTACAATCATCATGGGAGATTTCAATACTAAAGTAGGACATGATTACAGTGGTTTTGAAAGAACAATGGGAAAACATGGATGTGGAATAAATAATGAACGAAAAGGGGGGATCTCTAGTAGACTTTT GTTGAACAGTGTTCCCACACAAGGAAGTCCATTAGCTGACTTGAGTATCACCAGAAGCAAAGATAACAATCAGATTGTTCACATAGCAATTAATGGCAAATGGAGGAGATCCTTACAAGGCATGAGAGTAAGGCGAGGCGTTGATGTAGAAAGTGGCCATTATTTTGTCACAGCAAACATCAAACTCAAACTTTGA
- the LOC139511418 gene encoding uncharacterized protein yields the protein MDYKLIYVCIVYLLINILSCHGYLRVCYYTNWSQYRKGIARFVPEDIDVKLCTHLIYAFAKLDGYKLAAVEWNDDTTPWSKGMYERFNNLKLSNPSLKTLLAVGGWNFGSKPFSDMASQPSRRSIFINSTIEFLRKRNFDGLDIDWEYPATRGGPPQDKMNLASLMKEMRKAFEKESKSTGKSRLLLTIAVPADEEKIKNGYDIEAISKSSDFINIMTYDFHGAWDPITGHNSPLFPRSKDMGYAAQKNINWVSNYWFKKGTPRSKIIIGFPLFGRGFTLTNQNSHDIGSRATGGSIAGPHTSEVGYIANFEVCKMIADGAKVYRDTEQKVPYLVQGDQWIGYDDKESFTEKANWVKQNKFGGVMFWSLALDDFTGLACKTGSKYPMISTVKRILTQKDKIGVNTKQQTSKIPLTSDTNLDKTVTPISSASSASSDVTVTSPASPPAAKPFVLSALPPTKNSKVDEKQTNPSNSNGQLKANKNANSSVDKVIVGAEKRLTTSTKGMTLEDKKKSSTSALTTTIGNQKLTEENKTVSLVQSVPQTHSDERATTKENTDAKGTKPIPGKLSNEAKSRTAEEIQRNNNTKDTSKIFNKKSSINSTSLNPDDLQAKEKEMKTESTDKETAKLLKTQNNSSIQNAVRNTNISASVTTNIKNKEITNTSQNISKQINTEELLKKANSKQQNLSPTVSGSVMDTIDRTPNTTENKINRVQETAKTMGALKKGTNKGRTMTESSSLKVANGGDDESSKRINETVTPELKETEVPNNSSKSKSNSSVSENGLDAATKSFESSKTETSTTEKVSAKTRKISDSTQSRKKSSKKSRKKSRRNSRQNSRQNSSLQNGQSSIQESTNQKSSGKVLSQSDSISGETNRTGVKQELKLEKNESKETIRMRRSNNNFDYNTHFRKRSLLQTTEVGNGANPAGFGSVLSSLLNIVSNFAVGGRERSVQQPQGSNTGGRRIEPRRMSVTPSPSANSDLQRRFGARRRLSVTPRPTGVPNSQRRLEARRRQTVTQGPPSRLQQALRLQQRTNARQNQQTGTNARQNQQTGSNARPNQQTGTNARQNQQTGSNARQNQQTGTNARQNQQTGTNVRQNQQTGSNAVDPTFNTGPMQNQRQTTNTRQDQQNNANAIRITNRRQLQNQRTNNVRQGTQVSSNTAANSRNRGQLQNRQSTRTRTQIRNGTPESTALFPSVESTNSRRTNADVNPTRPTQMNSVMRQRNGNAVQNNEIRLLQARRGSRLRNDNVVRTNNIIPSNSGNANRLMVSRDNILETRSPSVIQRNEDATRQRGGFTRSQKSVQNNPNTNQLRDSFLNQIPDLLENPPINTLDATSLQTALLRTQQRSANQNNLSARRNLRRPLSNRLHNLRQSLPESNNLNTFSLLHNNQIFRNQLPQLGAELDVTELGIVQGIPTASALGLQPINPTMGTKQSTEGGRVSSNNITLISNDKQSNRGQQPVRNLGVQPNIDAKRIMQNDLISRQRMLEQQNRITGGDNQIALLERLLSRQVLGSSNGLTRKELNEMSQLQGMINNQLNRNNAQRRLSMERINDNSLPTFNQIVPLSSSAQRRKFDSVSSANSILSNTRMEQNIGNEMLAIPNKLAQRPRNKLPTTQEMTPTSNSLNSLRFEDLKLGTDTNDLSMNSVLNQLENFKSQISSTLPLSLEQQKETPTKQTNITVKKKTSGIKPVIQNQSSKQTGNIANILKDRFPQLNANQITALTNEIKRQVKSVVKSNFSEKVRDMPSQKTSVIAKPSSSVPHKITEKFQSRGNENKLVTQVKEPKRQKNNENFNPIQGLEMLSQKRPINVGNTVNLEQLRQELMRSGLPGNLVIQINPSPHLNGRSDVNSLLSSRRLGVARGPQVPSVDVPSVRDQVVRQNNNILLRNPFRKQPRVPLALITTTPTPQQKIDAIQSPHELIIKEKGTQAIELSNLPSTPSSSPRQQFRASNQTVVLGSRSKAKTNLPKSEVLWKWQV from the exons ATGGATTATAAGTTAATTTATGTTT GTATTGTGTATTTGTTGATTAATATACTGAGTTGCCATGGATATTTACGAGTGTGTTATTATACAAACTGGTCACAGTACCGAAAAGGAATTGCTCGTTTTGTGCCAGAAGACATTGACGTTAAACTGTGTACACATCTAATTTATGCGTTCGCCAAACTTGATGGCTATAAGTTAGCAGCAGTAGAGTGGAATGATGATACGACGCCATGGAGCAAAGGAAT gtATGAACGATTCAACAATTTGAAACTGTCAAATCCATCATTAAAAACATTGCTGGCCGTTGGTGGCTGGAATTTTGGCAGTAAACCTTTTAGTGATATGGCTTCTCAGCCAAGTAGAAGATCAATATTTATAAACTCAACAATTGAGTTTTTACGGAAGAGAAATTTCGACGGACTAGACATTGACTGGGAGTACCCTGCAACTCGGGGCGGGCCTCCGCAAGACAAGATGAATTTAGCCTCATTAatgaag gAGATGAGAAAAGCGTTTGAAAAGGAATCAAAATCAACAGGAAAATCCCGTTTGTTACTAACAATAGCTGTACCAGCTGATgaagagaaaataaaaaatgGATACGACATAGAAGCTATTTCAAA ATCTTCAGATTTTATCAATATAATGACCTATGATTTTCACGGAGCATGGGATCCAATAACAGGCCACAACAGTCCGTTGTTTCCTAGAAGCAAAGATATGGGGTACGCAGCACAGAAAAACATT AACTGGGTTTCAAATTATTGGTTTAAGAAAGGTACACCAAGATCGAAAATTATCATTGGCTTTCCTCTGTTTGGCAGAGGTTTTACATTAACAAACCAGAACAGCCATGATATTGGATCTAGGGCAACCGGTGGATCGATTGCAGGGCCTCACACTAGTGAAGTTGGATACATTGCTAATTTCGAG gtTTGCAAGATGATAGCTGATGGTGCTAAAGTATACAGAGACACAGAACAGAAGGTTCCATATCTTGTGCAGGGCGACCAGTGGATAGGTTACGATGATAAAGAAAGCTTTACTGAAAAG GCAAATTGGGTAAAACAGAACAAATTTGGTGGTGTAATGTTTTGGTCATTAGCATTAGACGATTTTACTGGTTTGGCATGTAAGACTGGTTCTAAATATCCAATGATATCAACGGTCAAACGTATTCTAACACAAAAAGATAAAATAGGAGTCAATACCAAACAACAAACATCTAAAATACCATTAACATCGGATACAAATCTTGATAAAACAGTCACACCTATTTCATCTGCTTCATCTGCTTCATCTGACGTCACTGTTACGTCACCAGCTTCACCACCAGCCGCCAAACCATTCGTATTAAGTGCACTCCCACCGACAAAAAATTCAAAGGTTGACGAGAAGCAAACAAACCCATCAAATTCTAATGGGCAACTCAAAGCAAATAAAAACGCAAACTCATCTGTAGACAAAGTAATAGTAGGAGCAGAAAAACGATTAACGACATCAACTAAAGGCATGACTTTAGAAGATAAGAAAAAATCGTCTACGTCAGCCCTTACAACTACCATTGGTAACCAAAAGCTAACAGAGGAAAACAAAACTGTTTCTTTAGTTCAAAGTGTCCCCCAAACACATTCAGATGAACGTGCAACAACTAAGGAAAATACTGACGCGAAAGGTACGAAACCAATTCCGGGCAAACTGTCTAATGAAGCAAAATCTAGAACTGCAGAAGAGATACAAAGGAATAACAATACTAAAGATACATCTAAGATATTCAACAAGAAATCTTCTATCAATTCAACCAGTTTGAACCCAGATGACTTGCaggcaaaagaaaaagaaatgaaaacagAGAGTACCGACAAGGAGACTGCTAAACTGTTAAAAACTCAAAACAATAGTAGTATTCAGAATGCCGTACGTAACACTAATATATCAGCTTCcgtaacaacaaatataaaaaataaggaaattacAAACACaagtcaaaatatttcaaaacagatTAATACAGAAGAATTATTGAAGAAAGCAAATAGTAAACAACAAAATCTTTCCCCCACTGTGAGTGGATCTGTTATGGATACAATCGATAGAACACCCAACAcaacggaaaataaaataaatagagtGCAAGAGACAGCAAAAACAATGGGTGCATTAAAGAAAGGAACCAATAAAGGTAGAACAATGACAGAGTCTTCCTCTTTGAAGGTCGCAAATGGTGGTGATGATGAAAGTAGTAAAAGAATAAATGAAACGGTTACACCAGAACTAAAGGAAACGGAAGTACCAAATAACAGTTCTAAATCCAAATCAAATTCGTCTGTAAGTGAAAATGGTTTAGATGCTGCTACTAAAAGTTTCGAGTCGTCAAAGACCGAGACAAGTACCACAGAAAAGGTATCTGCAAAAACAAGGAAAATATCAGATAGCACTCAATCAAGAAAAAAGTCAAGTAAAAAGTCTCGAAAAAAATCAAGACGAAATTCAAGACAAAATTCAAGACAAAACTCATCACTACAAAATGGTCAATCATCAATACAAGAATCTACAAATCAAAAATCGTCTGGAAAAGTGTTGTCACAGTCAGACTCAATATCCGGTGAGACGAACAGGACAGGAGTGAAACAAGaactgaaattagaaaaaaatgagagTAAAGAAACCATACGAATGCGACGATCTAACAACAATTTTGATTACAATACACATTTTCGGAAAAGGTCCCTTCTTCAAACCACAGAAGTTGGAAATGGGGCTAATCCAGCAGGATTTGGTTCAGTGTTGAGTTCTCTATTAAATATAGTGTCAAATTTTGCAGTAGGGGGAAGAGAACGTTCGGTCCAGCAACCACAAGGATCTAACACCGGCGGAAGACGTATTGAACCACGACGAATGAGTGTTACACCCAGTCCATCTGCTAATTCAGATTTGCAAAGACGTTTTGGAGCTAGGAGACGATTATCTGTAACTCCTAGGCCAACAGGTGTTCCTAATTCTCAAAGACGTCTAGAGGCTAGGCGACGACAGACTGTCACACAAGGACCACCTTCTCGATTGCAACAAGCATTACGATTACAACAAAGGACAAATGCTAGACAAAATCAACAGACTGGGACAAATGCTAGACAAAATCAACAGACTGGGTCAAATGCTAGACCAAATCAACAGACTGGGACAAATGCTAGACAAAATCAACAGACTGGGTCAAATGCTAGACAAAATCAACAGACTGGGACAAATGCTAGACAAAATCAACAGACTGGGACAAATGTTAGACAAAATCAACAGACTGGGTCAAATGCTGTCGACCCAACTTTTAACACGGGACCAATGCAAAATCAAAGACAAACGACAAACACTAGACAAGATCAGCAAAACAATGCTAATGCAATTCGTATAACAAATAGACGACAGTTACAAAATCAAAGAACAAATAATGTTAGGCAAGGCACCCAAGTCAGCTCTAATACAGCAGCTAATTCACGAAACAGAGGGCAGTTGCAAAATAGGCAATCGACACGAACAAGAACCCAAATACGCAATGGTACACCGGAGAGCACCGCCCTATTTCCGTCGGTCGAATCTACTAATAGTAGAAGAACCAATGCAGATGTCAATCCAACCCGACCTACACAAATGAATAGTGTAATGCGGCAAAGAAATGGAAATGCTGTTCAAAATAACGAAATACGTTTGTTGCAAGCAAGACGAGGAAGCAGGCTCAGAAATGATAATGTAGTTCGGACTAATAACATAATTCCATCTAATTCTGGGAACGCGAATCGTTTAATGGTTTCTCGAGATAATATTTTAGAAACCAGATCGCCATCAGTAATACAGCGAAATGAAGACGCGACTCGTCAGCGAGGAGGCTTCACTCGTTCACAGAAATCTGTACAAAATAATCCCAATACAAATCAGCTGCGTGATTCCTTTTTAAATCAGATTCCTGATCTACTTGAAAATCCTCCAATAAATACATTGGATGCAACAAGTCTTCAAACAGCTTTACTTCGAACTCAACAGCGAAGTGCTAACCAAAACAATCTTTCAGCAAGAAGAAATTTAAGACGTCCGCTGTCAAACAGACTGCATAATCTAAGACAATCTTTACCAGAGTCAAATAACTTGAACACATTTTCACTACTTCATAATAATCAAATTTTTAGAAATCAGTTGCCACAACTAGGAGCTGAATTGGATGTCACTGAACTTGGTATAGTCCAAGGAATCCCAACAGCATCTGCGCTAGGTTTACAACCAATAAACCCCACGATGGGCACGAAACAGTCAACAGAGGGTGGTCGGGTCTCATCGAATAACATTACATTAATATCGAACGATAAGCAAAGTAATAGGGGACAGCAGCCAGTTAGGAATTTAGGTGTTCAACCAAATATTGATGCTAAAAGAATTATGCAAAATGATTTGATAAGTCGTCAAAGAATGTTAGAACAGCAAAACAGGATAACAGGCGGAGACAATCAGATTGCACTGTTAGAGAGACTTTTAAGCCGTCAGGTTCTAGGCAGTTCCAACGGATTGACGAGAAAAGAGCTTAATGAAATGTCACAGTTACAAGGGATGATAAATAACCAGTTGAATAGAAACAATGCTCAGCGTCGGTTGTCTATGGAAAGAATAAACGATAATAGTCTACCTACGTTTAACCAGATAGTGCCTTTATCTAGCAGTGCACAGCGTAGAAAGTTTGACAGCGTTAGTTCGGCCAATAGCATTCTTTCTAATACTAGAATGGAACAGAATATTGGTAATGAAATGTTGGCAATTCCAAATAAATTAGCCCAGAGACCACGAAATAAACTTCCAACTACTCAAGAGATGACACCAACAAGTAATTCTTTGAACAGTTTGCGTTTTGAAGATTTGAAGCTTGGTACAGATACTAACGATCTAAGTATGAACTCTGTTTTAAATCAACTGGAGAATTTTAAATCACAGATTAGTTCTACTTTGCCTCTTTCGTTGGAACAACAAAAAGAAACTCCCACAAAGCAAACAAACATCACTGTCAAAAAGAAAACATCTGGCATCAAACCAGTGATACAAAATCAATCAAGTAAACAAACAGGTAACATTGCAAATATATTGAAAGATCGATTTCCGCAATTAAATGCAAATCAGATAACAGCCttaacaaatgaaattaaaagacaAGTAAAGTCTGTTGTAAAATCAAATTTTTCAGAAAAAGTGCGCGATATGCCGTCTCAAAAAACATCAGTAATTGCAAAACCGAGTTCATCTGTTCCACACAAAATCACGGAAAAATTCCAATCTCGTGGAAACGAAAACAAGTTGGTAACTCAAGTAAAGGAGCCAAAACGACAAAAGAACAATGAAAATTTTAATCCGATACAAGGACTGGAAATGCTTTCACAAAAACGTCCAATAAATGTCGGGAATACAGTAAATTTGGAACAATTGCGACAAGAATTAATGAGAAGTGGTTTACCAGGAAACTTAGTTATTCAAATTAATCCATCACCTCATCTAAATGGTAGATCGGATGTAAACTCTCTGCTTTCCTCTCGAAGATTAGGAGTAGCAAGAGGACCACAAGTTCCATCTGTAGACGTACCTAGTGTTCGAGATCAAGTGGTTAGACAAAATAATAACATACTATTGCGAAATCCATTCCGGAAACAGCCTCGTGTTCCGCTTGCACTAATTACAACAACTCCTACTCCCCAGCAAAAGATAGATGCTATTCAATCTCCCCATGAACTGATTATTAAGGAAAAGGGAACGCAAGCAATTGAGTTATCAAACTTGCCGTCGACGCCATCTTCATCTCCAAGACAACAATTTCGGGCTTCTAACCAAACAGTAGTTTTAGGAAGTCGGTCAAAAGCAAAAACTAACCTGCCGAAATCTGAAGTTTTATGGAAATGGCAAGTGTAA